In the Clostridium gelidum genome, TGAGGATCTTACCAGTTTTTGTTCTAATATCACTTCTAAATTTAACAACTTCACATTTTAATATTTGTTTATCTTCTCCACTAATACTTTCAAAATCTGCATTACCATCTACAAATTCGTAATTTCTTGGGAAATATAATAAGATATCTAATATATTAAAAATTCCACATCTATTTAATTTTTCACTAGCTTTAGGACCTACTCCCTTTAACTCAGAAATATTACTATATATATCCAAAATTTCCCTCCTTCCAAAAATGACAAAAAGCGCCCATTATTTAGGCGCTTTTATTGTTATCCTTATTCTACTGACATTAAAAAATAGTAAAGAGGTTGATTTCCTTTATAGAATTGAATATCTAACTCCTCATATTTACCTTGTAACTCAAGTTGAAACCCACTCGCTTCCTCATCAGTTACTTCTTCACCATAATATACAGTAATAAGTTCACATTCGTCATCTATCATGTCATCTAGAACTTTATTTGCTACAGTTTTTTTGTCTTCGCCTACTTCTTTTATTTTGCCTTCTACGAGTCCTAGCATATTTCCTTCTTTAATATCAATCCCATCAATTTCAGTATCGCGAACTGCATAAGTTACTGACCCAGTTTTAACCTCTTCAATTGTGTTTTTCAAATTATTGAAATTATCCTCTGGTTCAGAATCGAAATTGAACATAGTTGCACATGCTATTCCTTGTGGAATAGTTGTTGTAGGTACTACACGAATATCTTTATCAGATATTTCTGCTGCTTGATTAGCTGCCATAATTATATTTTTATTATTTGGCATAATAAAAATATGTTCAGCATTTATTTTATTAACAGCATCTAAAATATCTTGAGTAGATGGATTCATGGTTTGACCACCTTCAATAACATAATCTATACCCAAATCTTTAAATATGCTTGAAATTCCATCGCCCATTGCTACTGTTATAAATCCATATTTCTTCTTTTCATCGTCTAAAATCTCATCTTCATTTTGAAGATTGTTTTCTTCTATATTATCATTATTTAATTCTTTGTCCTTAGCATTCATTAAAATTTCTCTATGCTCTTCTCTCATATTATCAATTTTAATTTTTGATAATTCTCCTATAGCTACTGCCTTAGATAATACAAGTCCTGGATCATTCGTATGTATGTGAACTTTAATAACATCATCATATCCAACAACAATCATAGAATCTCCAAGAGACTCTATTTCATTTTGGAATTTCTTTGCACGTTTAGCATCACCTAAGATTATAAATTCAGTACAATAACCAAATTTAATCTCTATGTCTTCAGTAGCTTGTGCTAATGTATTACCAGGTATTCCTATTTTTATATCCTTTATTTCAGCTTTAATTTCTTCCTTTAAAGCTTCATGCATACCTTTAAGTATTATATAAAGTCCCATTCCACCAGAATCGACTACTTTAGCTTTTTTAAGTGCTGGTAGCATTTCTGGAGTTCTATCTAGCATATCTTTAGATTTAATTGTTACTTCTTCCATAAAACTTACTATATCTTTAGCTTCAGATGCTATTGCTGCGTCTGCTGCTGCTCTGATTACAGAAAGTATAGTTCCTTCCGTTGGTCTCATAACTGCCTTATATGCTGATTTTGACCCTTCAAGGAAACCAATTGCAAATTCAATAACATCTACTTCTTTTTTCCCTTCGAGTCCCTTAGAAATTCCTCTAAGTATTTGAGATAATATAACTCCCGAGTTACCTCTAGCACCCATTAATGCACCTTTGGCTAATTTTTTAGATACTTCTCCTATAGAATCAGTATTTATATTTTCTATTTCTTTAACTGCTGCTTTAAATGTCATAGACATATTAGTTCCAGTGTCTCCATCTGGAACCGGAAATACATTTAGTGCATTTACAAAGTCACTTTGTTCTAGTAGTCTATTACTAGCATTAACAACCATGTTATAAAAATCATGGCCATTGATTTTTGTATATTCCATTCAGTTTATCCTCCTAAACTCTAACCGCTTGAACATTTACTGTTATAGATGAAACCTTAAGACCCGTATAGTTTTCAACACTATAACGAACCTTTTGAATTATATTATTAGATATAACCGATATTTTTGTTCCATATTCAACCATAACAAACAATTCGATTTGTAATTTGTTTTCATTTGTTAATTGTAATTTAACACCTTTTGCTAAATTTTCTATGCCCATAAGTTCCCAAAGTCCTTCGCCAGCATTTCTAGAAACCATACCAACTACTCCATAGCATTCCATTGTTGATAATCCAACAATTTTAGCTAAAACTTCTTCTGAATAATTTATATTACCATTTTCATTTGAAAATCCAATCATTCATATTCCTCCTAAAATCTTATATCCTATTTTATATTTTATATTAGAACAATATATTATTCAAGTATTCAGATAATATATATTGTAAACTACTAATATTATATTATTCTAAACTACTATTTATTTACTATTTATTATAAACTACTATTAATTTATAATAAATACTAATTTATCTTGCCTATTATATTTCCCTATGGTATAATTTAGTCTGTCCTATTGAAGATGATTATCTATGCAATATAAGGAGGTGTTTTCTAATGGCAAGAAGATGCGAAATATGTGATAAAGGTGTTGTAGCAGGTGTACAATACAGCCATTCACATCGTCAATCAAAGAGAACTTGGGCTCCTAACATAAAGAAAGTAAAAGCTTTAGTTAACGGAACACCAAGAACTGTTCATGTATGTACAAGATGCCTTAGATCTGGAAAGGTCCAAAGAGCAATATAGTTCATAATAAAAAATGCAATTGTTATCCCAATTGCATTTTTTGTTGTTTAGAGTTATTTAAGCTCTTAACAGTTAACAATTAACAATTTACAGTTGAGGATGATATTCCTTTATTGTCCATTGTAAATTGACACTTGTCAATTGGAAAGTTACTTTTATGTATACTCTAGTTTTTTCTTCTAAAAAATCTTATTATATTGGATAAAAATCTTGGCAATTTAAATGCTATTATTTTCATAACTATCCCTCCTAAATATTAATAATATAAAGTACCCATCTTAAAATTAATTTCGTCTTATTATATTAATATTCAGTTACTCCTAAAAATGTTCCAACTTTTATTGATTAAAAAAAAATAACTTCAAACCATTGAACGTATATTAGACATAAAAAATAACAAGTCATATTTAACTTGTTATTTGCTTTCATATACCTAATCAATTGAGTGCAGAATTAATAATTCTCCATCTTCATAACTAATCTCTATTGGAGTATCAATAAACTCATTACATATAGCTCTTGGATCTAATAAGCTTAAATCACAAGTCTCTAAATTGTACTTAGCACCTCTAATATTAAAATTCTTAACTTTATCGCATAGTGCATGAAAAGATATGTTTTCACCATAGTCTCCAAATAACTCCATTTTCTTTTCAGCTAAATAAAGTCTATTATTATCATTTATTATTTCAAGATTTGCTCCTCTTTTTTTAGTTGTTAAAAGAAGACCTATATTCCCAAGTGTATGATCCATTCTAGATCCAATTGCTCCAAATAAATATATTTTCTCTGAGCCTCTTTTAATAGCTTCTATTATTGCAATTTCAGTATCTGTATAGTCCTTTTCAGGTGGAAACTCTAAAACTTCTTTTATTTGTAATTTTACAGCATCTAAAATTTCCTTTTTAACAGAATCAAAATCTCCAAGGAGCAAATCTGGAACAATCCCATAATTATAGAGACATTCACTCCCTCTATCAGCAGCTATTATAAAATCTACCTTACCTAGATAACCTCTTAACAATTTTTCTGAAGGTGCTGTTCCTCCACTTACAATCGCCACATTCAAAGTATTACCCCCTTAAAGCTTTTATATTATCGCTGATTTCTCCTCCACAAAACACAGCAGAACCTGCAACAATTACATTAGCACCAGCTTCTATAATTTCTTTTACATTCGTTTTATCTACGCCACCATCCACTTCTATTAATAGTGATGGGTTAACTTTATTACTAAATTCTTTTATTTCTCTAATTTTATCTAAACAATATGGTATAAATTTTTGTCCTCCGTAACCTGGATTTACAGACATTATTAAAACCATATCTAAATTTACTATTAAATCCTTTAATACACTTGTTGGAGTTCCTGGATTCAATGAAATTGCAGCTTTAATACCTTTTGACTTAATATAATTAATTGTTCTATCTATATGTTGATCTGCTTCATAATGAACAGTAATTATATCTGCTCCTGCAATTATAAAATCATCTATGTACTTTGATGGATTGTTTATCATTAAATGTATATCAAATGGTTTATCTGTTCTATTTCTTATTGATTTTATCACTGGTAATCCTAGGGATATATTAGGTACAAAAGATCCATCCATTACATCTATATGGATAAAATCGGCTCCCCCTTTATCTATTCTCTCTATATCTTCTCCTAATTTCGAAAAATCTGCTGACAATATTGATGGTGCAATCTTTACCATTTGTTTTTTTCCTCCTTCATTATTTCTTCTAATGTTTTTATATAAAAATTATATCTATATTTATTAACTTCTTCATTATCCATTGCCTCTTTTACAGCACAACTTGGTTCTTTATAATGTAGACATCCTCTATATTTGCACTTATCATTATACTCAGTAAATTCAGGGAAACAATATTTAAGAGACTCTTTATCCATTAAATCTTTTATTTCTAATGTAGAAAATCCTGGTGTATCAACAATATATCCACCCGAAACTTCTATAAGTTCACTATGTCTTGTGGTATGCTTACCTCTTCCAATCTTTTCACTAACGACTCCAGTCTCCATATGTGCTTTACTAGAGAGTTTATTAATTAGTGTAGATTTCCCTGCTCCAGATGGACCACAGAAAACTGTAATATTCCCTTGAATTTTTTCTTCTAATCTCTCTATTCCAAGTCCTTCTTTTGCATTTATATAAAGAACTTCATATCCTATATCATTTATCCTCTTTTTTATTTCATCTCTTTCTTCCTCTGAAACCAAATCTATTTTATTTAAACAAACTATAACTTCAATATTATTATACTCACATAAAATTAAAAATTTGTTTAATAAATCAAAATTTATATCTGGACTCTTAACTGCAAAAACAATAAATGCTAGTGAAACATTTGCAACAGTTGGTCTACTTAATTTCGATTTTCGCTCATGTATTTCTTCAATAACACCTTTTCCATTTTCTATTTTAATAGTAACATTATCTCCTACCATGGGTGTTATATCTTTATGTCTAAATATACCTCTAGCTTTGCATTCTATT is a window encoding:
- a CDS encoding DAK2 domain-containing protein yields the protein MEYTKINGHDFYNMVVNASNRLLEQSDFVNALNVFPVPDGDTGTNMSMTFKAAVKEIENINTDSIGEVSKKLAKGALMGARGNSGVILSQILRGISKGLEGKKEVDVIEFAIGFLEGSKSAYKAVMRPTEGTILSVIRAAADAAIASEAKDIVSFMEEVTIKSKDMLDRTPEMLPALKKAKVVDSGGMGLYIILKGMHEALKEEIKAEIKDIKIGIPGNTLAQATEDIEIKFGYCTEFIILGDAKRAKKFQNEIESLGDSMIVVGYDDVIKVHIHTNDPGLVLSKAVAIGELSKIKIDNMREEHREILMNAKDKELNNDNIEENNLQNEDEILDDEKKKYGFITVAMGDGISSIFKDLGIDYVIEGGQTMNPSTQDILDAVNKINAEHIFIMPNNKNIIMAANQAAEISDKDIRVVPTTTIPQGIACATMFNFDSEPEDNFNNLKNTIEEVKTGSVTYAVRDTEIDGIDIKEGNMLGLVEGKIKEVGEDKKTVANKVLDDMIDDECELITVYYGEEVTDEEASGFQLELQGKYEELDIQFYKGNQPLYYFLMSVE
- a CDS encoding Asp23/Gls24 family envelope stress response protein; its protein translation is MIGFSNENGNINYSEEVLAKIVGLSTMECYGVVGMVSRNAGEGLWELMGIENLAKGVKLQLTNENKLQIELFVMVEYGTKISVISNNIIQKVRYSVENYTGLKVSSITVNVQAVRV
- the rpmB gene encoding 50S ribosomal protein L28 produces the protein MARRCEICDKGVVAGVQYSHSHRQSKRTWAPNIKKVKALVNGTPRTVHVCTRCLRSGKVQRAI
- a CDS encoding thiamine diphosphokinase; this translates as MNVAIVSGGTAPSEKLLRGYLGKVDFIIAADRGSECLYNYGIVPDLLLGDFDSVKKEILDAVKLQIKEVLEFPPEKDYTDTEIAIIEAIKRGSEKIYLFGAIGSRMDHTLGNIGLLLTTKKRGANLEIINDNNRLYLAEKKMELFGDYGENISFHALCDKVKNFNIRGAKYNLETCDLSLLDPRAICNEFIDTPIEISYEDGELLILHSID
- the rpe gene encoding ribulose-phosphate 3-epimerase; this encodes MVKIAPSILSADFSKLGEDIERIDKGGADFIHIDVMDGSFVPNISLGLPVIKSIRNRTDKPFDIHLMINNPSKYIDDFIIAGADIITVHYEADQHIDRTINYIKSKGIKAAISLNPGTPTSVLKDLIVNLDMVLIMSVNPGYGGQKFIPYCLDKIREIKEFSNKVNPSLLIEVDGGVDKTNVKEIIEAGANVIVAGSAVFCGGEISDNIKALRG
- the rsgA gene encoding ribosome small subunit-dependent GTPase A; the protein is MNGKIIKGIGGFYYIKTEEGLIECKARGIFRHKDITPMVGDNVTIKIENGKGVIEEIHERKSKLSRPTVANVSLAFIVFAVKSPDINFDLLNKFLILCEYNNIEVIVCLNKIDLVSEEERDEIKKRINDIGYEVLYINAKEGLGIERLEEKIQGNITVFCGPSGAGKSTLINKLSSKAHMETGVVSEKIGRGKHTTRHSELIEVSGGYIVDTPGFSTLEIKDLMDKESLKYCFPEFTEYNDKCKYRGCLHYKEPSCAVKEAMDNEEVNKYRYNFYIKTLEEIMKEEKNKW